A genome region from Streptomyces xanthophaeus includes the following:
- a CDS encoding amino acid ABC transporter permease, which produces MTESLVLAAPPGPSGPPAPAERVRPLRRPGRWLATGVVLVLAAQAAHGLLTNPFYQWDRFAYWFLRPVILDGLLITLQVAAYSAVLGLAGGVLLALARLSANPVLRSVSWTYVWLLRSVPLIVVLLFLYNLGALYPTLSIGVPFGPAFLTFDESRPAPDMVIAVVGLSLAEAAYAAEVVRAGLLSVDQGQHEAAAALGLPGRYRFTRIVLPQALRAIVPSYVNLLIGLVKATSLVFYVSLLDLFGSVQNLAGTYSGDVVPLLLVATAWYVILTSLISVVQFYVERYYARGALRTLPPTPAQRVRAALRELRVRYRKETAR; this is translated from the coding sequence GTGACCGAATCCCTTGTCCTCGCCGCGCCGCCAGGCCCTTCCGGCCCGCCCGCGCCGGCCGAGCGGGTCCGCCCGCTCCGCCGGCCCGGGCGGTGGCTCGCCACCGGCGTCGTGCTGGTGCTCGCCGCCCAGGCCGCGCACGGGCTGCTCACCAACCCCTTCTACCAATGGGACCGCTTCGCCTACTGGTTCCTGCGGCCCGTCATCCTCGACGGGCTGCTCATCACCCTCCAGGTGGCCGCGTACAGCGCGGTGCTGGGCCTGGCCGGCGGTGTTCTGCTCGCCCTCGCCAGGCTCTCCGCCAACCCGGTGCTGCGGTCGGTGAGCTGGACGTACGTCTGGCTGCTGCGCTCCGTGCCGCTGATCGTCGTCCTGCTCTTCCTCTACAACCTCGGGGCGCTCTACCCCACGCTCAGCATCGGGGTGCCGTTCGGACCGGCCTTCCTCACCTTCGACGAGTCCCGGCCGGCCCCCGACATGGTCATCGCGGTCGTGGGCCTGAGCCTGGCCGAAGCCGCGTACGCGGCCGAGGTGGTACGGGCGGGCCTGCTCTCCGTGGACCAGGGCCAGCACGAGGCGGCGGCCGCGCTGGGGCTGCCCGGGCGCTACCGGTTCACCCGGATCGTCCTGCCGCAGGCGCTGCGCGCGATCGTCCCCTCGTACGTGAACTTGCTGATCGGGCTGGTCAAGGCCACCTCGCTGGTCTTCTACGTGTCCCTGCTCGACCTGTTCGGCTCGGTGCAGAACCTGGCCGGCACCTACTCGGGCGACGTGGTGCCGCTGTTGCTGGTGGCGACCGCCTGGTACGTGATCCTCACCAGCCTGATCTCCGTCGTCCAGTTCTACGTCGAGCGGTACTACGCGCGCGGTGCGCTGCGCACGCTGCCGCCCACCCCGGCGCAGCGGGTCCGGGCGGCCCTGCGCGAGCTGCGGGTCCGCTACCGGAAGGAGACGGCCCGATGA
- a CDS encoding ABC transporter substrate-binding protein, with protein MSTEGLFTMLRPRAVAAVLLAALLSPLATACAGSPSDPADGGRAAVTIAASDHLGGAPVYVAEEGDLWPSEGIEATVTTQPTGRDALNAVLGGQAQLGVVGDLPAVTAALGGRKLRVVADLSRFSDWRLLTRTDRQITGFAALKGRKVGVPQGTNVEYALSRMLASAQLTAADVTVVNLAPNQVTSALARGDVDAGVTFPSFYDAARTALGGSYAELPFTGYTARTLLVAGPSADEESTTAVLRTLLRAQRELGADPAGARKAVLTQSKGALQAAYVDTYQPRYTYGAALSPELLAQLEEEAAWAKAAQDLPGAADRAALLKYLDAGPLTAVDPAAVTVR; from the coding sequence ATGTCCACGGAAGGACTGTTCACCATGCTCAGACCCCGCGCGGTGGCCGCCGTACTGCTGGCCGCCCTGCTGTCCCCGCTCGCCACGGCCTGCGCCGGTTCCCCGTCGGACCCGGCGGACGGCGGCCGGGCGGCCGTCACCATCGCCGCGAGCGACCATCTCGGCGGCGCCCCGGTCTACGTGGCCGAGGAGGGCGACCTCTGGCCGTCCGAGGGCATCGAGGCCACCGTCACCACCCAGCCCACCGGCCGGGACGCGCTGAACGCCGTACTCGGCGGCCAGGCCCAGCTCGGCGTCGTCGGGGATCTGCCCGCCGTGACGGCCGCACTGGGCGGGCGAAAGCTGCGGGTCGTCGCCGACCTGTCCCGGTTCTCCGACTGGCGCCTGCTCACCCGGACCGACCGGCAGATCACCGGCTTCGCCGCGCTGAAGGGCCGCAAGGTCGGAGTCCCGCAGGGCACGAACGTCGAGTACGCGCTGTCGCGGATGCTCGCCTCGGCGCAGCTGACCGCGGCCGACGTCACCGTGGTCAACCTCGCCCCGAACCAGGTCACTTCGGCCCTGGCCCGCGGGGACGTCGACGCGGGGGTCACCTTCCCCAGCTTCTACGACGCCGCGCGCACCGCTCTGGGCGGCTCCTACGCCGAGCTCCCCTTCACCGGGTACACGGCCAGGACCCTCCTGGTCGCCGGACCCTCGGCGGACGAGGAGAGCACCACCGCGGTCCTGCGCACGCTGCTGCGCGCCCAGCGGGAGCTCGGCGCCGACCCGGCCGGGGCGCGCAAGGCCGTACTCACCCAGTCCAAGGGCGCCCTCCAGGCCGCCTACGTCGACACCTACCAGCCGCGCTACACGTACGGCGCCGCCCTCTCCCCCGAGCTGCTGGCGCAGCTGGAGGAGGAGGCCGCCTGGGCCAAGGCCGCCCAGGACCTGCCGGGCGCCGCCGACCGCGCCGCGCTGCTGAAGTACCTCGACGCAGGCCCCCTGACGGCCGTCGACCCGGCCGCCGTCACCGTCCGCTGA
- a CDS encoding amino acid ABC transporter ATP-binding protein: protein MTATTTTTTTTTDALAAPPAAIEVHDVHKWFAGRPVLDGVNLTLPPGTVTVVLGRSGSGKSTLLRVINHLERPEAGYVSVGGEPIGVRRHGGRLKELSERAILAQRSRIGFVFQDFNLFPHLTVLDNVAAAPVATGRLPRAEAEALARELLDRVGLGDRTGAYPRQLSGGQQQRVAIGRALALRPGVILFDEPTSALDPELVGEVLSVIKELATGGTTLVIVTHEIGFAREVADEVVFLHDGRIVEQGPPALVLDRPSHPRTREFLSKVL from the coding sequence ATGACCGCGACCACGACCACGACCACGACCACGACCGATGCTCTCGCTGCGCCGCCCGCCGCGATCGAGGTCCACGACGTGCACAAGTGGTTCGCGGGCCGGCCGGTCCTGGACGGGGTGAACCTGACGCTCCCGCCGGGCACGGTCACGGTCGTCCTGGGGCGCTCCGGCTCGGGGAAGTCCACCCTGCTGCGGGTCATCAACCACCTCGAGAGGCCGGAGGCCGGGTACGTCAGCGTGGGCGGCGAGCCGATCGGCGTCCGGCGGCACGGAGGACGGCTGAAGGAGCTGAGCGAGCGGGCGATCCTCGCCCAGCGCAGCCGGATCGGCTTCGTCTTCCAGGACTTCAACCTCTTCCCGCACCTCACCGTGCTGGACAACGTCGCCGCGGCTCCGGTCGCCACCGGGCGGCTCCCCCGCGCCGAGGCCGAGGCCCTGGCACGGGAGCTGCTGGACCGCGTCGGGCTCGGGGACCGGACCGGCGCCTATCCGCGGCAGCTGTCCGGCGGGCAGCAACAGCGGGTGGCCATCGGCCGTGCCCTCGCGCTGCGGCCGGGGGTCATCCTCTTCGACGAGCCCACGTCCGCGCTCGACCCGGAGCTCGTGGGCGAGGTGCTGTCCGTGATCAAGGAGCTGGCCACCGGGGGCACCACGCTGGTGATCGTCACGCACGAGATCGGCTTCGCCCGCGAGGTGGCCGACGAGGTGGTCTTCCTCCACGACGGGCGCATCGTCGAACAGGGTCCGCCCGCGCTGGTCCTGGACCGGCCCTCCCACCCGCGCACCCGGGAGTTCCTGAGCAAGGTCCTGTGA
- a CDS encoding ABC transporter ATP-binding protein, producing MSLAVRLEGLSAGYGAGAPVLEHTDLEFAAGSFTALLGPSGCGKSTVLNTVAGFVRPTAGQVTAGAEPVRGPGPERGVVFQHYALFPWRTARGNVEFALKRLGLPRAERRRRALAALAEVGLADGAQKYPAQLSGGMQQRVALARALAAEPEVLLMDEPFGALDALTRTRMQTLLRELWQRRGTTVLFVTHDIDEALALAGRVIVLGGSPGRVLADHAVPAGPPDPDLRSLIARHLGSE from the coding sequence ATGAGCCTCGCGGTACGGCTGGAGGGGCTCTCGGCGGGCTACGGGGCCGGCGCGCCGGTGCTGGAGCACACCGACCTGGAGTTCGCGGCGGGCTCGTTCACGGCGCTGCTCGGGCCCAGCGGATGCGGTAAGTCCACGGTCCTCAACACGGTGGCCGGCTTCGTACGGCCCACCGCCGGGCAGGTGACCGCGGGCGCGGAGCCGGTGCGCGGTCCCGGCCCGGAGCGGGGCGTGGTGTTCCAGCACTACGCGCTGTTCCCGTGGCGCACGGCCCGCGGCAACGTCGAGTTCGCACTCAAGCGCCTCGGGCTGCCCCGTGCGGAGCGCCGCCGGCGCGCCCTCGCGGCGCTGGCCGAGGTGGGGCTCGCGGACGGCGCGCAGAAGTACCCGGCCCAGCTGTCGGGCGGGATGCAGCAGCGGGTGGCGCTGGCCCGGGCGCTGGCCGCCGAACCCGAAGTGCTGCTGATGGACGAGCCGTTCGGAGCGCTCGACGCGCTGACCCGGACCCGGATGCAGACCCTGCTGCGGGAGCTGTGGCAGCGCCGCGGCACCACCGTCCTGTTCGTCACGCACGACATCGACGAGGCGCTGGCGCTCGCCGGGCGCGTGATCGTCCTCGGCGGGAGTCCCGGTCGGGTGCTCGCCGACCACGCCGTGCCGGCCGGGCCGCCCGATCCCGACCTGCGCTCCCTGATCGCCCGCCACCTCGGTTCCGAATGA
- a CDS encoding helix-turn-helix domain-containing protein encodes MSRPEPTPEAIEVGRVIRSCRKQRGVSMAVLATRSGLSQPFLSQLERGLATPSLSSIYRIAEALDVTPGTFLRPPDRPGAVSHESDPQVIRVNEAAGQIAQVLIPGGRSAVMEAYEHHFEPGRGERGWFEHPGEDFLYVLEGEIVLEVEGEDPLTLRAGQSAHHRGELPHRCRLSGPAAARTLLVIANA; translated from the coding sequence GTGTCTCGCCCAGAACCCACCCCCGAAGCGATCGAGGTCGGACGGGTGATCCGCAGCTGCCGCAAGCAGCGCGGCGTCTCCATGGCCGTACTCGCCACCCGCTCAGGCCTCTCCCAGCCCTTCCTCAGCCAGCTGGAACGCGGACTCGCCACGCCCAGCCTCAGCTCGATCTACCGGATCGCCGAGGCCCTGGACGTCACCCCGGGCACCTTCCTGCGGCCGCCCGACCGGCCCGGCGCCGTCAGCCACGAGAGCGACCCCCAGGTGATCCGTGTGAACGAGGCCGCGGGACAGATCGCACAGGTGCTCATCCCCGGCGGCCGCAGCGCCGTGATGGAGGCCTACGAGCACCACTTCGAGCCCGGCCGGGGCGAGCGCGGCTGGTTCGAACACCCCGGCGAGGACTTCCTCTACGTCCTGGAGGGCGAGATCGTCCTGGAGGTCGAGGGCGAGGACCCGCTGACCCTGCGCGCGGGCCAGAGCGCCCACCACCGGGGCGAACTCCCGCACCGCTGCCGCCTGTCGGGCCCGGCCGCGGCACGCACCCTGCTCGTCATCGCGAACGCCTGA
- a CDS encoding ABC transporter permease: MHATPSPPGRSLAGLGPALGAAGVVLALWYLLARSGGVAPGLLPTPGETAAALADSARSGTLAADLGASLARAGQGFALGAVIGSALGFTTGYLPKVSAAVTPVISFLRPIPAIALVPLATAWFGIGESAKRLLIAYAVLLAVWLYVHDGVSRVPVSHLRAARSLGAPLHRRFTEVLLPAAAPALLAALRYGASVALLALVAAELGGADSGLAYRLQVDGQFLRVDRMFAGLLVLGLLGVAVDLALAAVGRRFVHWSAS; encoded by the coding sequence GTGCACGCCACCCCCTCACCCCCCGGCCGGAGCCTCGCCGGGCTCGGCCCGGCCCTGGGCGCGGCCGGCGTCGTACTCGCCCTCTGGTACCTCCTCGCCCGCTCCGGCGGGGTCGCCCCGGGTCTGCTGCCCACGCCCGGCGAGACCGCGGCCGCCCTGGCGGACAGCGCCCGCAGCGGCACCCTGGCCGCCGACCTCGGCGCCAGCCTGGCCCGGGCCGGACAGGGCTTCGCCCTGGGCGCCGTCATCGGCAGCGCGCTCGGCTTCACCACCGGCTACCTGCCGAAGGTGTCCGCCGCCGTCACCCCGGTCATCTCCTTCCTGCGGCCCATCCCGGCCATCGCGCTGGTACCGCTCGCGACCGCCTGGTTCGGCATCGGGGAGAGCGCCAAGCGCCTGCTCATCGCGTACGCCGTCCTCCTCGCCGTCTGGCTGTACGTCCACGACGGGGTGTCGCGGGTACCGGTCTCCCATCTGCGGGCGGCCCGTTCGCTGGGGGCCCCGCTGCACCGGCGGTTCACCGAGGTGCTGCTGCCCGCCGCCGCGCCCGCCCTGCTCGCGGCGCTGCGCTACGGGGCCTCGGTGGCCCTGCTCGCGCTGGTGGCGGCCGAACTGGGCGGTGCGGACAGCGGACTGGCGTACCGGCTGCAGGTGGACGGCCAGTTCCTGCGGGTGGACCGGATGTTCGCGGGGCTGCTCGTGCTGGGGCTGCTCGGAGTGGCCGTCGACCTCGCCCTGGCCGCCGTGGGCCGCCGGTTCGTGCACTGGAGCGCGTCATGA
- a CDS encoding aryl-sulfate sulfotransferase, with translation MTVDQNTLRRRGVGLIAHDPERSYGGLTLYTPITSAGEIHLVDIEGRPVHTWNSPHPPGRQAQILPNGNLFYAAKDTSGPTLFPIWDVYHGGIFQELAPDSTVIREVRHPFHHHDASILRNGNLIIGAVEPLDPADAARIRGGIPGSEAPGGVIYGDVVYELTWDGEIVWRWAAIEHLDPQEVPLNPHFARNHWPMANTVNESADGSIVVGFRSASTTVSVDRADGSVRWRIGPDVLAQQHHPHELPGGTLLVFDNGTYRDTTSVPYSRVLELEPSTGKEVWAYEDNPPQNFFSPYMSSAQRLPNGNTFIAEGSFGRLFEVTPGGEVVWEFVVPQFRSFGEGVGLESSAGAQNSVFRAYRYAAEQIPWL, from the coding sequence ATGACCGTCGACCAGAACACCCTGCGCCGCCGCGGCGTCGGCCTGATCGCCCACGACCCCGAGCGCAGCTACGGCGGCCTCACCCTCTACACGCCGATCACCAGCGCCGGCGAGATCCACCTCGTCGACATCGAGGGCCGGCCGGTCCACACCTGGAACTCCCCGCATCCGCCCGGCCGCCAGGCGCAGATCCTGCCGAACGGCAACCTCTTCTACGCGGCCAAGGACACGAGCGGCCCGACCCTCTTCCCCATCTGGGACGTCTACCACGGCGGCATCTTCCAGGAGCTGGCCCCGGACTCGACGGTGATCCGCGAGGTCCGGCACCCCTTCCACCACCACGACGCCTCGATCCTGCGCAACGGCAACCTGATCATCGGGGCCGTCGAGCCGCTGGACCCGGCCGACGCGGCCCGGATCCGGGGCGGCATCCCCGGATCCGAGGCGCCCGGCGGGGTGATCTACGGGGACGTGGTGTACGAACTGACCTGGGACGGGGAGATCGTGTGGCGCTGGGCCGCCATCGAGCACCTGGATCCGCAGGAGGTGCCTCTGAACCCGCACTTCGCCCGCAACCACTGGCCGATGGCCAACACCGTCAACGAGAGTGCGGACGGCTCGATCGTGGTGGGCTTCCGCAGTGCGTCCACCACCGTGTCCGTGGACCGCGCCGACGGGTCCGTGCGGTGGCGCATCGGCCCGGACGTGCTGGCCCAGCAGCACCACCCGCACGAACTGCCCGGCGGCACCCTGCTGGTCTTCGACAACGGCACCTACCGCGACACCACTTCGGTGCCGTACTCGCGGGTGCTGGAGCTCGAACCGTCCACCGGCAAGGAGGTGTGGGCGTACGAGGACAACCCGCCGCAGAACTTCTTCAGCCCGTACATGTCCAGCGCCCAGCGTCTGCCGAACGGCAACACCTTCATCGCCGAAGGCTCCTTCGGACGGCTCTTCGAGGTGACCCCCGGCGGCGAGGTCGTGTGGGAGTTCGTGGTCCCGCAGTTCCGGTCCTTCGGGGAGGGCGTGGGCCTGGAGTCCTCGGCCGGCGCCCAGAACTCGGTCTTCCGCGCCTACCGGTACGCCGCGGAGCAGATCCCCTGGCTGTGA
- a CDS encoding GNAT family N-acetyltransferase translates to MSTPAHTSPNPHALNPHVLDNPAWASLSGAHTAFAEYPAGGAADGAPAARAARYSPDVSPFAALADPGDPRSWADLRALIGDGEVASLAGVLTPPDGWETVGRIQGVQLVDTSLRAEPAPEAVQLGAADVPEVLALIRLTEPGPFLPRTVELGTYLGIRRQGRLVAMAGERLRPPGWTEISAVCTHPGHRGQGLATRLVRAVAAGIRERGEVPFLHTAASNTRAIRLYESIGFTLRRRPFFLAVRAPGNTAANFS, encoded by the coding sequence ATGAGCACCCCCGCGCACACCTCGCCGAACCCCCACGCCCTGAACCCCCACGTCCTGGACAACCCGGCCTGGGCCTCCCTGTCCGGCGCGCACACCGCCTTCGCCGAGTACCCGGCGGGCGGCGCCGCCGACGGCGCCCCCGCGGCCCGCGCCGCCCGCTACTCCCCGGACGTCTCACCCTTCGCCGCCCTCGCCGACCCGGGCGATCCGCGTTCCTGGGCCGACCTGCGCGCGCTGATCGGCGACGGCGAGGTCGCCTCGCTCGCCGGGGTGCTGACCCCGCCCGACGGCTGGGAGACCGTCGGGCGGATCCAGGGCGTCCAGCTCGTCGACACCTCGCTGCGCGCCGAACCGGCCCCGGAGGCGGTCCAGCTGGGCGCCGCCGACGTGCCGGAAGTCCTCGCGCTGATCCGGCTGACCGAGCCCGGGCCCTTCCTGCCCCGTACCGTCGAACTGGGCACCTACCTCGGCATCCGCCGGCAGGGCCGGCTGGTCGCGATGGCCGGGGAGCGGCTGCGTCCGCCCGGCTGGACCGAGATCAGCGCGGTGTGCACCCATCCCGGCCACCGCGGCCAGGGCCTGGCGACGAGGCTCGTGCGGGCCGTCGCCGCGGGCATCCGGGAGCGCGGCGAGGTCCCGTTCCTGCACACCGCGGCGAGCAACACACGGGCGATCCGGCTCTACGAGTCGATCGGCTTCACCCTGCGCCGCCGGCCCTTCTTCCTGGCCGTCCGGGCCCCGGGCAACACCGCTGCCAACTTCTCTTAA
- a CDS encoding ABC transporter substrate-binding protein, with protein sequence MHHEPTLRVRLLRGLGAATAAVTLAGGLTACGDAEATGTATASGKVTVGAESNGAARQTELSVPVVESLRARLPEAVRERGELVVGVGALPAGFPPLAYLGTDQKTLTGAEPDLGRLVAAALGLKPVVKNSTWENLFVGIDSGKVDVAFTNVTVTEERKKKYEFASYRQDNLAFEVLKDSPWNFDGDYRNLAGRTVAVSSGTNQEKILLEWQKKLQAEGKDLTVKYFPDTNSVFLALSGKKIDINFAPNPSIAYHVTQTANGSTPTRNAGSFSGAGESLQGLIAATAKKDSGLAEPVAAAVNHLIENGQYEKLLAAWNLSNEAVRTSEVNPPGLPLSNS encoded by the coding sequence ATGCACCACGAGCCCACCCTGCGCGTCAGACTCCTGCGCGGCCTCGGCGCCGCGACAGCCGCCGTGACCCTCGCCGGCGGACTCACCGCGTGCGGTGACGCCGAGGCCACCGGGACGGCGACGGCCTCCGGCAAGGTCACCGTCGGTGCGGAGTCCAACGGCGCCGCCCGGCAGACCGAACTGTCCGTCCCCGTCGTCGAGTCACTGCGCGCCCGGCTGCCCGAGGCCGTCCGCGAACGGGGCGAGCTGGTCGTCGGCGTCGGCGCGCTCCCCGCCGGCTTCCCGCCGCTGGCCTACCTCGGCACCGACCAGAAGACGCTCACCGGGGCCGAGCCGGACCTGGGCCGGCTGGTGGCCGCCGCCCTCGGGCTCAAGCCGGTCGTGAAGAACTCCACCTGGGAGAACCTCTTCGTCGGCATCGACAGCGGCAAGGTCGACGTGGCCTTCACCAACGTCACGGTCACCGAGGAACGCAAGAAGAAGTACGAGTTCGCCTCGTACCGGCAGGACAACCTGGCCTTCGAGGTACTGAAGGACAGTCCCTGGAACTTCGACGGCGACTACCGCAACCTCGCGGGCCGGACGGTCGCCGTCAGCTCGGGCACCAACCAGGAGAAGATCCTCCTGGAGTGGCAGAAGAAGCTGCAGGCCGAGGGCAAGGACCTCACCGTCAAGTACTTCCCCGACACCAACAGCGTCTTCCTCGCCCTGAGCGGCAAGAAGATCGACATCAACTTCGCCCCGAACCCCTCCATCGCCTACCACGTCACCCAGACCGCGAACGGCAGCACACCCACGCGCAACGCGGGGTCCTTCTCCGGCGCCGGCGAGTCCTTGCAGGGCCTGATCGCGGCGACCGCCAAGAAGGACAGCGGGCTGGCCGAGCCGGTGGCGGCGGCCGTCAACCACCTGATCGAGAACGGCCAGTACGAGAAGCTGCTGGCCGCCTGGAACCTGTCCAACGAGGCCGTCAGGACCTCGGAGGTCAACCCGCCCGGCCTGCCCCTGAGCAACTCATGA
- a CDS encoding LLM class flavin-dependent oxidoreductase, which produces MSVSSSSPAPLHLAVALDGAGRHPAAWRETGARPAELFTARYWAGLAAEAETGLLDFITFEDGLALQSSSPTGPDARTDRVRGRLDAVLTAARVAPLTRHIGLVPAVTATHTEPFHISKAIATLDHVSRGRAGLRIQVSGLAHEARHFGRRTAPFSDGELYAEAADHVEVIRRLWDSWEDDAEIRDVTTGRFVDREKLHHIDFEGRHFSVRGPSITPRPPQGQPVVSASGGGEASYALVARSAEVGYVAAHDDGGTRAAVAAIRRAREATGPSADPLHLFGDLTVFLDADAPAAAARLERLDALADDPYDGDGAVFTGTPGQLADLLLERRTAGLSGFLLRPGVIAHDLPAITRELVPELQRRGAFRQEYEADTLRGLLGLDRPANRYARPAA; this is translated from the coding sequence GTGTCCGTTTCCTCATCGTCCCCGGCGCCCCTGCACCTCGCCGTCGCCCTCGACGGCGCGGGCCGGCACCCGGCCGCCTGGCGCGAGACCGGCGCCAGACCCGCCGAGCTCTTCACCGCCCGCTACTGGGCCGGTCTCGCCGCCGAGGCCGAGACCGGGCTGCTCGACTTCATCACCTTCGAGGACGGCCTCGCCCTCCAGTCCTCCTCGCCCACCGGACCCGACGCGCGCACCGACCGGGTCCGCGGGCGGCTGGACGCGGTGCTCACCGCCGCCCGGGTCGCACCCCTGACCCGGCACATCGGGCTGGTCCCGGCCGTGACGGCCACCCACACCGAGCCCTTCCACATCTCCAAGGCGATCGCCACGCTCGACCACGTGAGCCGGGGCCGGGCCGGCCTGCGGATCCAGGTGTCCGGGCTCGCCCACGAGGCACGGCACTTCGGGCGGCGGACCGCTCCGTTCTCGGACGGGGAGCTGTACGCGGAGGCCGCCGACCACGTCGAGGTGATCAGGCGGCTGTGGGACAGCTGGGAGGACGACGCGGAGATCCGGGACGTGACCACGGGCCGGTTCGTCGACCGCGAGAAGCTGCACCACATCGACTTCGAGGGCCGCCACTTCAGCGTCAGGGGTCCCTCGATCACCCCGCGCCCGCCGCAGGGACAGCCCGTCGTCAGCGCGTCCGGCGGCGGCGAGGCCTCGTACGCGCTCGTCGCCCGGTCCGCCGAGGTCGGATATGTGGCCGCGCACGACGACGGCGGTACGCGCGCCGCCGTGGCGGCGATCCGGCGGGCCCGGGAGGCGACCGGGCCCTCCGCGGACCCGCTGCACCTCTTCGGGGACCTCACCGTGTTCCTCGACGCGGACGCTCCGGCGGCCGCCGCACGCCTGGAGCGCCTCGACGCGCTCGCGGATGACCCGTACGACGGTGACGGCGCCGTCTTCACCGGAACCCCCGGACAGTTGGCGGACCTGCTCCTGGAGCGGCGTACGGCAGGTCTGTCGGGCTTCCTGCTGCGGCCGGGCGTGATCGCCCACGACCTGCCCGCCATCACCCGGGAGCTGGTGCCGGAACTGCAGCGGCGCGGGGCGTTCCGCCAGGAGTACGAGGCGGACACCCTGCGCGGCCTGCTCGGGCTGGACCGCCCGGCCAACCGTTACGCGCGGCCCGCAGCCTGA